The genomic segment TTCCTGGCACTCAGCGTAGAACACTTGCATTGTGTTTTTGAACATAGCAGTTGAGCATGTTCTTTCTGTGTGGtattttttttactacaaaTCACAGGGTGCATCTGAGAAGGTTATTTTAGCAGGAGATAAAGACTTGCTTATGCCACTCTTGAAACTGTCCTACCAGACAAGGTGGCATTGCCTGCTGTTAATGGAACTTCCATTATTATGAAACTGCAAATGATGACTTTGTGGAGACTATTTGATCTTATTTGACCACAATTGTTGATTGAATTTAACCAGTGACACTATGTTTAGTGAGGTCTAATTTATGTATACTTTCCATAAAGGTATAACTGGTCTGTCTATCCTTGGTGGGTAGAGACCTCACCGCCTACCTTGcccatctctcctctctctcttttgccttTAAATGTGACGTTACATGTGAGTCTTTGCTAAAATATTGACCACTTGAGATAAAATTCCTGTAAAGTGTTATTTTAAATTCTGATTTTTGgtgatttctttttattttttggtgaGCATCACACTGCCAAAATTATGAATGGTTAATTATATACTAATCAACTATTATCTGTGGTAAATTATCCAACAGTTCAATAGTCAGCAGATGGTCCCAGAAACATGACAAGTTTTCATTGTTTCAGTGGCCGGCACAATCCCCCGACCTCAACTCTTTGGAATGAGATCAAAGGATCTGTTCATGCAAGACTGCAGCTGTCCAGTTTGCAACAGCTGCACAACATAATTTCTGCATACTGCAACATTTTTGCCAATGCAGTAGAAACCATGCCCAGAAAACGTCTTGCTGTTATGAAGGCCAAAAGAGGCATAACACACGGCTTGAGAGGTGAAACTAATAAACTGGGAAAGCTAAACTCATTGACATTCCCAATTCAGTCCTTAAGTCCTTGCAGTCAATCACAATTTCaagttattgatttatttacaaaGGAAATTGGTCATTGTGCAGCCAaactacactatactgccaaaagtatttgctcgtctgccttcacacgcatatgaacttgagtgacatcccattcttaatccatagggtttaatatgaagttggcccaccctttgcagctataacagctacagctcttctgggaaggctttccacaacatTTAGGagtatttatgggaatttttgaccattcttccagaagcgcatttgtgaggtcagataatGGTGTtagacaagaaggcctggctcacagtctctgctctaattcatcccaatgCTGTTCtttagggttgaggtcaggaatcTGTGCAGTCAAGGACTCTGTcagttaagttcttccacaccaaactcattttacctcattttatgtggcctaattgttgtcattcccaattgcttccactttgttataataccactgacagttgactgtggaatatttagtagcaaggaaattgaCTGAAAAATTACTaaacttgttgcacaggtggcatcctatgatgGTACCATGCTgaaatgtttgtaaaagcagtctgcatgcctaggtgttttatacacctttggccatggaagtgattgcaatacctgaattcagttattttgatgggtgactgaatacttttggcaatgtagtgtacaTGCATCCTAATGACCATGCAGTGATTATTCTTACCTACAAAACGTTTTTTTCCCATTGCGTCCACATCAGAGACAGGAACGGAACTGAATACAGAGGAGTTGTCAAAACGGCTGCCTGAAAAATTTGAGTATGCATGGAGATAAAGAAAAATTCAGCAACAAAGACATTTGAACTCTGATGTTTCTATTCAGAGTATTCTGTTTTGAAGCATAGAGTATATCCTTTTGGGAGTAAAATAGTGTTCTGGTCTTTGCCAGATCTGCAAAGAAAAGCACATTCATCTACCATTTCCACAGCACCCAGTACagtctttcactcactcactgtcactATTCAGTCTGTTTCAATCACCAACTGGTGTCTGTAAATGATTCTGATAAGAGCAATTTCATACCGTTAAAGGCAAAAATGAGTGTGCTTGTTGGTGTTGGCTTTTGATAATCTGGTACTTCTGTGGCAGGAGCAACATGGGGCTTCAGACTTAGCAGTGTATCCATCTCCAGTTGCTTCAGATCAGTTACTTTATctgctgaataaaaaaataatttatcaGTCATAGAGTATGCAATTGAAGCATTGATGTTAAAGAAGAAGATCAGTTTTGAAAGTTTAGGCTGTTAAAAGGTGTGTAataatgtgtatgtatttaCTTTGCTCTTTTCTGTTTTACTCTCACCCTTGTCTATTGGCTTTTCCACCTGGTTTGGCCCCTTCTTCTTTGCAGTCCGAGACCGTTTTGGTCCTAGAACACAAATTCTGCAGATAAGCATTTCTGTATTTCATAATGGATGCGATAGcaggaactgaagtgtggacAGCAGGTTTGGAATatcaaaacatcaaacatttgtGCTGTGACTGAAGGAAGACAATATAAACTAACAAAGGCTGTTAGTGTAATGTTGTTACTGGATGATGAGTTGAGAAAATTAAAGTTAAGTGATTAAAACGTCTGTGACATAATTCAGCAGTGCTGATATTTTTTACTAAAATCCTACCTCTATAGAGGACCAAAAATAGCTAAGTGTATATACTGGAGCACATTTATGAAAAATTCATAAAGTATTTTTTGTGCACCACATTCAGAGGGACTGCATTGaagaagaatgtgttgttttgggGTACAATCAGGGCAGCTCTCTGTGTGCCACTATGCCAGTGTCCTCACAACCAGAGTGTTATATTTGTCCCAGGCAGGAAGCGGTAATGTTGGCCAATCCATGAACACTGAAACTACTGTCAGAAATTGAAAGAGACTGGTTCCTTAGCCAGGACAAAGAACCAAATCACTATTATACAGAACTTTACTTGTAAAGATCCCtcatttgggggcagtcgtgggctggaggttagggaactggccctgtgaccggaaggttgccggttcaatccccagcaccgacagtccatgactgaggtgtccttgagcaagacacataacccccaattgctccccgggcgccgtggatagggctgcccaccgctccgggcaagtgtgctcactgccccctagtgtgtgtgtggtgtttcacttgcatgcatggatgggttaaatgcggagatggaatttccccggttgtgggatcaaaacagtatcacttaagcACTTACTTAACTTTACTTGTAAAGATCCCTCATAAGTTCTCCAATAACTCTCTGATTAGGTTTAACAAAGATTATGAATAGTGATCCACCTCATCAACTCAGTTGGATCAGATGGAGGGTGAAAATAccagacagacctggcagacccaaacatgttgtgaggatttgttgggaatgtctggcagaggaacctaccagaaagatatTCAACTCCCACATCTGACAAAGCTTCAACCGCATACCGAGGGAGGTCAGTGACATCGAGTCCAagtgggccctgttccgtgCCTCCATTGTCAATGCAGCGGATTGGAGCTGTGGCCGCAAACTTGTAGGTGCCTGTCGTAGTGGCAATCCTCGAACCCATTGGTGGACACCTCAGGTAAAGCaagccatcaagctgaagaaagagtcctatcgggcctggttggcttgtgggactctggaagcaaaagatgggtaccgaagGGCCAAGTGGGTCACAGCTTCAggggttgctgaggcaaaaactcgggcatgggagtttggtgaacccatggagaaagactatcgacaggcaccGAGATGGTTCTGGCAAACCGCCAGGCGCCTCAAGAGAGGAAAGCGGTTCCAATGTATACAGTGaggctggggggctgctgacttcgaccggggacgtcattggacagtggaaggaatacctcaaggatcttctcaatcccaccaatgattcttccctagaggaggcagagcttggagatccgagCGAGGGTCCATCCATCACTcaggctgaggtagccaaggtggttggaaaactccttggtggcacaGCAcggggggtggatgagatccgcccggaattcctgagggctctggatgtgtagggctgtcttggttGACACGCCTCTACAACATCGCATGGACATTTAGGGCTTGgaatggcagaccggggtggtggtccctctttttaagaaaggggaccggagggtgtgttccaactatggGGGGATCACACTTTTCAGCCTACCCGGCAAGGTCTATGCTGGGGTACTAGAGAAGAGAGTCCAACTGATAGTCAAATCTCAGTTACAAGAGGAACAATATGGGTTTTGCCCTAgttgtggaacactggagcagctttttatcctcacctgggtcctggagggtgcgtgggagttcgcccaaccagtccacatgttttgtggatttggagaaggcattcgactgcaTCCCTTGGgagatcctgtggggagtgctccgggagtaGGGGGTAAGGGGCTTGTTGTTAAGGGTCATTCAGTCCCTGtagagcaggagcttggttcgtatagccaACTGTAAgtcagattggtttccagttagggttggactctgccagggctGTCCATTGCTCgacgattcgggagaggctcggagtagagccgctgctcctccacgttgagagaagccagttgagatggttcgggcatctggtaaggatggcctctggatgcctccctagggaggtgttaaAGACATGTctgatggggaggagaccccggggaagacccaggacatgttggagggattataactctcgactgtcttgggaacgccacAGTATTCCTGAGGTGGCGGttgagagggaggcctgggcctctttgcttaggctgctgcccccgcaacccggACTTGGATAAGCGgatgatgatggatggatggatggatggatggatatatagtGATAGTTTTCTACTATGGACAATAGCATTACATTCagctttaaattttattttcagattttattgcATGCTAAAGATTGCAAAAGCACAATTATAAGAGGACAACCTAATTACAGTTGGGCTTGCTGTCATCTGTGTATCTACTTCAGATATGGTGTGCTCATTTTATCATAACCATTCACAGAGGAGATGAACATAAGGATAAAATCTGGGTAACTTTACCACACAAGTGTTGACTACATCAGAGGTAGATTAATCCTCTAATTGGGCTCAGTGTtatgagaaaggaaaagaaggagCTAGTTTCTCTTCAGTACTTTAGCTATGTTTTATCAGTAACTGATTTGTCATGGTCCTCCACTCAGCTTTGCAATGTTGGAAACCCTTTTTGacacaaacagcagagaaataTTGTTTTTGGCCTGAAATTATCCTGGACCACAGCTGTGTAGGAATTAGTTTCACTGTCAAAAAGATCCTCCCACAGCCAGTTTATAtggagcctggcctcttcctattatATCAACAAGACGGCAAAATGCAAGAGGGTGCCGGGAGTGAGTTCTTAATGAGTGAGATGAATTGAactaaaaagctaaaaacaaaaaagtcaaaattgtttctaatcacttgcttAAAAGTTTCCTataattttagaaagtaaaagtttgcatttcactaaaaaagcaaaggaaactTATGtgcatatttcctttttttttttacagcaaatgggttttgggcagcattATGCTAGCATATATGCAGGATCAGAAAACTTGAAGTGAGGAGAATTACCACCCTGTAATGTCTTCTTAAATGCTAGGGGGCGCtcctgagtgagtccaaaattaATAAgttaatatggagcatttgagcaaaatcagttTGTAAAGgcttaaatattttacatataaaaaatacattcaatttctcaacaaaaaacagcataaaaaattTAACACTCATTAGTGCTGGGGTCATAAATTGCTCTAATTTGTGCAAACTATGCAAATGATGCCAGCATTATATTTAACCTCAAGATAAAGACTCCAGCTTTATCTCTCCTTAACCTCTCTTTAACTTAAATCTGATCAGGAAACTCTTGACAGCTCCAGACATTTAAATCAAGTATGTTCTTTTCTGCATCGATAAAAAACTTTCTTATTATGTAGTCAGTGtacaaacactgcagaacatGCTGCTTCTTGGTCCATATTTCAGCTTTACTCAAATCTTAAAAGGAAGCAGTTacaacagaaaacagcagaacTGTGTTTAGCTTAGCTGCTACTACTCAGCAATGCCTGACTAGCTAGCCTAAGCCCTCCTTTGTTTACAAGTagcatcaaatacaaaatgagtgaatatttgcaaaaaataaagtttatccatttgaacattaaatatattgtctttgtagtgtatataattgaatataggttgaaaaggatttgcaaatcatcgcattctgtttttatttatgttttacacaatgtcccaacttcattggaattggggttgtaggttTCTCACCCATGGCCATGTCTGAAGTCAATATTTGAGACTTTTGAAATGAAGAAAGGTttgtatcatttaaaatgtttgctcATTTTACCAAGCTTAATCAATGCCTTGAAAAATTTGTCATCCAACCTCAGAAAGCATGTAGGCATATGTTAGCCTAGGCACTGGGACTGGTCTGCAGCTACACAGCTCCATATACAGCAAGGTAAGATGCAGTGTTGTGATACATTCCTACCGTAACCATCTTTAAAAATTTCAGTGACTTGTGCCACAGTAGGTCATCTGTCACTTCAGGTCAGATGGAAAAATCCATTGTTACCCTGGCAAATCAGTGAGCCTTGGGTGCCAATACCTTGTTGCTGATTTGTGGTTTGTCCCTTCTCAAACCACAGCCAGTaggtactcaccactgctgaccgGGAGCATCCCATAAGCCTTGCGGTTACAAGGATGCTCCAACCCTGTCTCCTGGCCATATTGATGTGGTCCTTGTCATAGTCACTCAGGTCTTCATGCCTGCCCATTTTTCCCACAGCCAACGCAACAACTTTGAGTACTGACTTGTCAACGACCATCTAATGTATCCCAGGCCTTGACATGTCACTTGTTCAGGACCTTAACCCTTCATCTTCCATGTTTCATGTAAACTTCACAATCCGGTGTTGACAAGAAAAGGATGGGTTTCCCCAGTAAGTCCTGATTCCACTCAGGGTTTTTGCCTTGTTCCCCTGGGATCTTTTCCTTGCACAAAACCTTTTCCTTGCACTAAAGACCTGAAGAAAAGGTTCCAGGACATTAGTGGACAAATAGAAGATATTCAGACCCATTGCTACCTTTCACAGAAGCAGTAAACCAATGACTCCAAGTGTAAGGGGTATAATATTATGGGAGATCACAAGAACCCCTGGGTAATATCTAAGGATCTGACATCTAAGagtccaacaaacaccaaacaagtTGGTGTGCAATGATAGCATGGAGGAAGTCAATTCTCTCCAGAAAGAACCTTGCTGCCTGTTTAAAGTTCCCAAAAGATCACCAGGATAAGCCAGATGACTACTGAAATAATGCTATGTGGCAAGTAAGGCATAAACAGATTTTTATGGCTTAAATAAGAAATGCTGTATTCCAGCTTAATGATTTCAACTGAGAAGCACAGTGTTGTCAGTATCATGGCTTTTTTTCTGCTATGGGACTATGATTGCCTTAAGAAATTCTACAGAAGAATGTCAGGGCATCTATCCATGAACTGACTCTGCAAGTCCACCAACTAATGCAGTTCTGTAAGGGGGAATAGGCCATGTTAATATGTTTGTCtcaccatttccaaacctctccttgtGGCAGCCcaattttatttgttgttaCCATTCAATGTCTGGTTTGAGTTATCAATACTTTGTTATGTTCAATCAgatgtgctggtgatggaattaAATAAATCCATAGTGATGGTTTGGGGCATCAGGAAGAATTTAAGAACCAAAGTTTGTACCACTAACTAGCTTACAAAAAGTTTTCCTACTTTTTTCTGtacttgtgtttatttgtatttttatagtatttttccTGACAGTGAAGTGCATTTTGTCCAAGAAAACAGCAAATAGTGGCACCCATTGGCATTTACTTTTTGCACTGTAagaattaaatggttctgtgcaggtacatttttttgttcactatggtacaagcaatgtaaatattccctcaaaggtacagcagtgatTTTAGGGTCCAATTAtgaaccttaaatatgtttttccaggtgaaaagtacagatTAGTACCatttcataatctaatgttttaaaacagaacaataaaataaaaaatatgcagATGAGATGGGGtatgtggagtcaatacaatttaggaaatataatttcaatggattatggtacagttacaTTCTCTGACTAAAGTTACCGAGATGTACGcttgaaggtaccaccccagtgacaagagtggTACTGCCCAAGTGACAGTTTAGCACCTTACTGAGAGTGCAATCTTCCTTTGATAACACAACAGCAATGCAATTTCACTTGTAATTCATAATATCTCTAGGTCTTCCAGGTTCCTGTCTTTTCTTTCAGACTCTCCAGCTCACtccatacattttctttggggttAGGTCAGAGGCTATGTCAAAAGCTTGATATTATGGTCAATGACTCACAATTTTATGTGGATTTGGATGcatgttttactttattgtcctgctgaaagatCCAACCACAAAGTTTTATCTTTTTAGCGAGGGCAGtcaaattttcatttaaatttactGCTACTTCATGGAGTGATGCCATGTATCCTAACAAGGTTTCCAGGGTTCCTTTAAAGACAAACATCTGCAAATATCATCTTTTTAGGTATGTTTGTTGACAAACAGCGCTCATCTGACCTACAAAATTCTCTTTAGGCCGTCCTTCCAAGACAGCTTGTTCACATAGAAGTGATACTTAGTTGTAGTTTTGGAGAATTGTGCCTCTCTAATCATCCTCAGCACTGTATATGGGGTCTTCCTGCAGTTTGATCTCATCACCTTTTTATACTCTAGTGAAACATTAAGTCGTGGATGGCCTTTTAGTTTCTTAACACTCAGGTGTactaaaaaaattcaaatatatgtatatcaaatatataattTCTAGGAATGCCACCAATTGTTACATGGTTTTGTTAAAgattaaagggtttttctattcTCAGACtaattttcatttcaatttaCTGTTAGGTTTTTCTCAGAATGTTTGTGTCATTGAACTAATTAaccacaaaaacatgtttttcatgaCCATAACTGTAGAGctggttgagagagagagagagagagagagagagagagagagagagagagaattacaTTAATGAGAATTAGAAACATTAGTGACTTGTAAATTACCAAGAAATTGCTTTGAAGGTTTAGTCATCGACAGTCCTTTATGCTcctcaccactgtgaactgaaaagaaaagaggtTGTTACTGGCACTCAgtacaaatgaaaacacattccagaaatatgacaaataacAGCAACAGCATGGTAAAATGATATAGCATGAACTGAAATGTTTATACTCAACATGATGCAGTTGATTGTGTGACAGAGAAGAAAAATTGCATGAGGGGAACTAATGAGCAATCTGAGGTAGAAGTTCAGAAACAACAAATCGACTCATATTGAATTTCCATTTCACAGTTTCAGCTGTCTCGTCTCTGTCATGGCTCTCATGTGAATTAATCAGATGTTCTGAAAAATTACCAGAGAGCCAGAGATGTACAATGTGAAACAGATTTCtggctatgtgtgtgtgtatgtctccCTGCAGAAAGAATTCTATAAATCAGTTTGGTTTCGATCTGTCTCTGACAGCCCCAAAAAGGCCCCTCACATATCTGCATCATTGAGCACATGTGGAGAAACGTGACCCACACAGACTCCCCCACACACACGTAAATACAGCTGAAAGTACAGCAGGACATAGTGTTAGATACATTGCTCAATTTTAGGAAGTTATGAGATTTTGTTACCCTTTGCTCTTTTCAAGGAGTTGTTTCTATTGATAGGGGTGACTCTCATTCTGTGGGGTTTAGTGACTGCAGGGACACACCCTCGGGCAGTCCCATTCCGTATCACTGTATGTGCAGAATGGCACGTCACTGAAGCAGAAGATGACAAGTTGCGCAAGATGCCTCGGCCTAGATAGACATAAACATGAGTGGCAATTTCACTATGACTGGATATGCCAGCAGTCCAGGTGATTGGGTGAGAATGATCAAGGTTCTGCTGAAAAGGACAAAAGCTGCTTATACTCTGTATGTGGGGGTGTGTGAGGGTGCCTGAGAGTCCTTTGGAGAAAGACAGATTAAACACTGAGACTGACAGAAAGTGATATACAGGAAAGGATGAGGACAGTGATGCCAACAGGTTAGATGAAAGAACATTCTGGAGAGGTGGTGCTTGTAGGAATACTTCACCAAAAATTATAATATTGCTTATAATGAATAATACTGTAGGGGCAAGTTAGCATTATGAGATAGTGCTAACTGGTTCCCATATTTCATTGACTGATAACAGCATTTTGGATTCAAGCATTCCCTTTAATGAGGAATGAGCATGGTGTAACAGCATGGTGCAGAGTTTGGTTGATTTGTAATGATAAGGCTTAAGGAATGTGGAGGAGATATATAGTAATTACAGCACAAAGTGGTGATGACACTGTGGTTAAGATTTTTTATGGAAGATCAGTTCAAACACTGTGTGGAGGTGATGTTTGGCAGCAGCCCGGTTTTGGTTGACTGCAGGGTGATGTGAAGTCATTCAGTTACATAGAAAGATGGTAGTAAAGACTATTAAGATTGGAGCCTCGACACATATTCTACATCTGTATTCTTTTCAAATTGTTCGCGCTATTATTAAGTTATCAGAATTGATTAGTAAACAGTAGGAGAATTTACCCGCTTTGTTGAGTTGGAGCATCTTGTTGACTGCCTCTGCCTGCTTTTCTGCCCGAGGTGAGTTTTGGTTGACATTAGATTTTGCTGTTGGCACCAGCTTTGAGTTGAATGGCTGAATAGACACATCAGGTGCATGTTTGGTGGGACTATGTGGACTATTAGTGACATAAGGCTTACTCTTGGGGGTGCTTTCAGTTTTGTCATATTGCAAATGTGTAGTGTTGTAATATTGTATTGTAGAGCTTGTTGGTTGATGATCTTGGTCTGGTACAGGTCGATGTTGAAATGTTGTGGATCTTTGGGGCTGTTTCCATAGTCTTGTTACTACATCAATTGCACTGGGTGTATCGTTGTTGTCATAAGGTGGATGTTGAGAAGTTATATGCTGTGATATAATGCTTTTTTGGGTGCTTGCTTTGGGCTTTGGCAAGGTTAGTGGTGTACTTCTTAAAAAAAGGTTAGTGTTTAATATCTGTTGATGTTCTGTTGTTGTGCTGACTTTGTAGTAAGTATTGGATTCTTGTGTAGGTTTTGGTTGGATTAAGGTAGGTTGTTGCTTGGTCATGTAGATATTTTCTGGAGATGTAGTAGGttgttgaattttgttgggttgtTTTTTGGTTGTCCAAGGTTGAGTTAATATCAGAGTGCCTTGTTCGGTTATGGTGTTTGGTTTGGTGAGGATTTGTTGTTGGATTGTTCTGACTAGGGGTTGTGCTGTGCtggattttttttgcatttttctggATTGGCTTAGTCTTGGCATTTGGGTTGTTCTGGGTGTTGTAAATGGCATGGGTTGGGTTGTCATAAATTGGAATTGAGATGTGCTGGGTTGTTGTTTGACTGTGCTTTTCTGGGTTTGGGTAATACTGTTCTGGACTTGAGTTGTCTTGGATTGGGGTTGAGTTGTTCTGTTTTGGGGTTGGACTGttgtggggtggggtggggttaCGATGGCTTGAGATTTGGTTGTGTTGGATTGGGATCGGTGGTTTGTGCTGTGTTTATGGTGGCTTTTCCTGGGGTTTTCTGTGGTTGCTCTGGGTTTTGTTGGACTGGGCTTTTGGGGGATTGTTTCAGGCTTAGATTGATATATACTGACATGCAATTGGACTGTGCTAGGTTGAGTTGTTCTAGGTTGGGGTTGAGTTGTGATGGGCTGGGTTTGGATTGTGCTAGGTTGGGGTTGAGTTATGATGGGCTGGGATTTGGTTCTGTTAGGCTGGGAATGGGGgtttgtgctgtgtttatattgacCTTTGCTGGGTGCTTGCTGTGTTGTTCTGAGGTTTGTTGAACTGGGGTTTGGGGTTATTTGGGCCTTATATTGGACTGTTTTCACATGCAATTGAACTGTACTTTGCATAATGCTAGGCTGAGATTGGGTTGTGGTAGTTTGAGGCTGGCTGGTAGTGGGTTGGAGTTGACCTATGCTATGGAACTCAGTCATTTTTAGGTGGTTTGTACTGAGGTGAGTGTTGATTTTGTTAGGAACAATTTCAGGTATGCTGGGGTGGCTTTTGGTTGTGCTGGTTTGGGTTTCAGTTGTGTTCAGTTTTATATTTGTAGTACTTGGTTGGGTTTCAGTTGTGCTTGCCAGGGTTTTGCTCTGGCTCAAATGGATTTTTGTAGTGCTCAGCTGTATTTTAGTGCTGATCGTTGTGCTTGATAGGATTTCAGTGGTAGGTTTAGTTTCTATTGTGCTTGTTGTGGATTGGGAtgtgtggtggtgttgttgaGAAGTTCTGGAAAGAGGTGATGTAGTAGATTGTTGGGACTGAAATGTGTTAGTTGTCTTTGAAGGGGGTTGTCTCACAGCTGTATGAAAAAAGGTCTGGGTCAAGGATAGTGAATCTTCAGATGGGGGAGATGTTATGTCATCGCTTCCTGTTCCTGTTTAGAGAAGAGACATGACAGttcttttgagtgtgtgtgtatgtgtgtgtgtgtgtgtagacggCACTTCTTGACAGACAATACTAAGGCTGCAACAAATAATCTGTAAATTTGACAATTTTGataacaaaaatgttttgaaaaaggtAAAATCATTCCAACTTTGCAAAGTGAGCTGACTTAATAGCGTAATTTAGCTTAAATGTCTAGTTAATGGTAGACTTGGTGATAGACAACTATTTTAGGAGACTTAATTTACTAGCTATCATGCCCGTTATCCATTTCTTTGTTTATCTTAAGTCAATTGACATATTTTAAACTCTCATGAACTGTAGTAATACCCATACCAGAGTAAgaattaaagtaaaaatattgatatagaagaaaaaacagatatgaattcagcaaatagacCTGTGCCAGGTGATGGTGTATAGACCTACTGTGGAACAGCACTTAGTAatggcaaaaacacatttattgccACTTAAAATGAAGTTCATTGATTCAGGACTGCCATCTCTCAATTATGGATGTAATCTCATGGTCTTGTGCCACATGTTCTCACTAATTTTTATGTCTGTCCTCAAAACTACATTTAGATTAACCAAAACTAAGTTTTATACTACTGCTATCACTCTAGCTTTTAGTgatcacaaacacactgaaatgGTAATGACAGTTAGTCCTTAGCAGTCTATGGGTTTATTGGACCCATAGGAACTGTAAACTTCGTAATGATACATCAGTTTTATTCTCTATTGTCTGATACTGCTTATCAGCCagtagagaaaaaaatgaacaggtAAATGAAAACCTATAGTCATGTCAATTTAACACGATAAATAACAAGACAgctcttaaataaaataactgtaaaatCAAGGGCAACTTTCATAACTACATGCAGTCCCATAGCCTTTGCTCATATGCTGCAAAATGGTACCGAGGTCTACTTACAAACTGAACTAAAAGAAAGCTATCCTTATCT from the Pygocentrus nattereri isolate fPygNat1 chromosome 6, fPygNat1.pri, whole genome shotgun sequence genome contains:
- the LOC108432620 gene encoding target of Nesh-SH3 isoform X2, translating into MRNFLHIFIIISEVLILNFICASTLRVQRENMKVRINATDDTIILKFMRPHMDAKLEGYILGYGSSMFSKQFIQLPKNGEPYETEIDAEPKYLIAVKQVKANEVKKHCTEKVTLEKPLHLVIGSVTPTSVLLSWGTLLKTPYTETDLDDCIEEGEFTVRYRENEPSKQWNYQTCPTTSTVIDNLKPDTPYEFGVRADIDTISGAWSPPVMHNTADVDIHKLLEEKPAENRVRPQEPIIKTPQAFLPPVPGTGSDDITSPPSEDSLSLTQTFFHTAVRQPPSKTTNTFQSQQSTTSPLSRTSQQHHHTSQSTTSTIETKPTTEILSSTTISTKIQLSTTKIHLSQSKTLASTTETQPSTTNIKLNTTETQTSTTKSHPSIPEIVPNKINTHLSTNHLKMTEFHSIGQLQPTTSQPQTTTTQSQPSIMQSTVQLHVKTVQYKAQITPNPSSTNLRTTQQAPSKGQYKHSTNPHSQPNRTKSQPIITQPQPSTIQTQPITTQPQPRTTQPSTVQLHVSIYQSKPETIPQKPSPTKPRATTENPRKSHHKHSTNHRSQSNTTKSQAIVTPPHPTTVQPQNRTTQPQSKTTQVQNSITQTQKSTVKQQPSTSQFQFMTTQPMPFTTPRTTQMPRLSQSRKMQKKSSTAQPLVRTIQQQILTKPNTITEQGTLILTQPWTTKKQPNKIQQPTTSPENIYMTKQQPTLIQPKPTQESNTYYKVSTTTEHQQILNTNLFLRSTPLTLPKPKASTQKSIISQHITSQHPPYDNNDTPSAIDVVTRLWKQPQRSTTFQHRPVPDQDHQPTSSTIQYYNTTHLQYDKTESTPKSKPYVTNSPHSPTKHAPDVSIQPFNSKLVPTAKSNVNQNSPRAEKQAEAVNKMLQLNKAGRGILRNLSSSASVTCHSAHTVIRNGTARGCVPAVTKPHRMRVTPINRNNSLKRAKVHSGEEHKGLSMTKPSKQFLGPKRSRTAKKKGPNQVEKPIDKDKVTDLKQLEMDTLLSLKPHVAPATEVPDYQKPTPTSTLIFAFNGSRFDNSSVFSSVPVSDVDAMGKKRFVAPHVIYKTDKRPEEPCSVTHSLSFFPDEEVGDINVTGPPKNPPSNLTVVTVEGCSSFVILDWEKSDNETTEYEVTSSTKGPNGKEVSILTTNQTHTAVENLKPESSYEFTVTPKNELGSGPSSDPVTFSTESADPRVSEIPTGKNAIWSSFPFKADSYSECNGRQYVKRTWYRKFVGIQLCNSLRYKIYLSDSLKGKFYTIGDQTGYGEDHCQFVDSFLDGRTGGPLPPNQLPPTQGYFRAVRQEPVKFGLIGGSSHINYVAWYECGIPIPGSW